From Ischnura elegans chromosome 13 unlocalized genomic scaffold, ioIscEleg1.1 SUPER_13_unloc_1, whole genome shotgun sequence, a single genomic window includes:
- the LOC124172125 gene encoding uncharacterized protein LOC124172125, with translation MVSNISASGAEKYVEERLIVGLFTGSLLQHKDLLGMLEDVDVRYPWQRTLLHLGVGLGKADWVEELLARGADTVIMDDSQQNALSSAEEMVRQFPDDVERSKILNLVMLVQRRDQVILRRLEASSSGSTDHATPVASPECDIASLKSSVDSLRQEMKSLVRQLSSSLEELKAQVCGRDTLLRCLEEAVTSTAEDVTSIKCGLIGEASLGQPTSDPARVRQECVEGMMHRTRIVYGNGVDGMRKIYERLYDEDECTACIIKFLSGDDRVKVMVDFESDRIGRMKETVVELDGTRSNGSDWISFCDLESETVYVGAKECSGDRETVVRFMLAWDLSQLSLKLVFDNEGRPYRKGDVAREREGGRGEGD, from the exons ATGGTGAGCAACATTTCTGCTAGCGGTGCAGAGAAATATGTCGAAGAGAGGCTCATTGTCGGTTTGTTCACTGGTTCTTTGCTCCAGCATAAAGACCTACTGGGCATGTTGGAAGATGTAGATGTTCGTTATCCATGGCAAAGAACACTTTTGCATCTTGGAGTGGGACTTGGTAAAGCTGATTGGGTCGAGGAGTTGCTTGCAAGAGGGGCTGACACAGTCATAATGGATGACAGTCAACAGAATGCATTATCTtcggctgaggagatggtgcggcagttccctgaTGATGTAGAACGCTCTAAAATTCTGAATTTGGTGATGTTGGTTCAAAGGAGGGATCAAGTTATTTTGCGTCGTCTGGAAGCATCTTCGAGTGGGAGCACTGATCATGCGACACCCgtggctagcccagaatgtgatattgcatctctcaaGTCCTCCGTGGACTCATTGAGGCAAGAGATGAAATCTCTAGtgcgacagctgagctcatcGTTGGAGGAACTCAAGGCACAGGTGTGTGGACGTGACACACTGTTGCGTTGTCTGGAAGAGGCCGTGACGTCAACAGCGGAGGATGTGACATCTATCAAGTGTGGTCTTATTGGGGAGGCATCTTTAGGTCAACCTACATCCGATCCAGCCAGAGTAAGGCAGGAGTGCGTGGAAGGCATGATGCATAGGACAAGGATAGTGTATGGGAATGGAGTTGATGGAATGCGTAAGATatatgagagactgtatgatgaAGATGAATGTACTGCatgtattattaagtttttaagtggGGATGATCGGGTGAAAGTGATGGTGGACTTTGAATCTGATCgcattggaaggatgaaggagacGGTTGTGGAATTGGATGGGACTCGGTCGAATGGGAGTGATTGGATTTCATTTTGTGATTTGGAGAGTGAGACTGTATATGTGGGTGCAAAGGAATGTTCTGGTGATAGGGAGACAGTTGTTCGTTTTATGTTAGCTTGGGACCTCTCACAATTATCTCTGAAGttagtttttgataatgaggggAGGCCTTATCGCAAAGGAGATGTGGCACGAGAGCGTGA aggaggaagaggggagggggattaA
- the LOC124172205 gene encoding gastrula zinc finger protein XlCGF57.1-like translates to MAMESMTESLDLPAPERASALFGFLEPKIRSSLSRKGLEVMDEDIENCVALLTDKRTLCSIPDDGQFHSKCRGVSKIKVDRAEMAVAEETSVCDNPDTTKVFKVTGRRKSGPKAVMREKKDINTSMIKNPGKRARSKNNSYHCFNCGDAFNAKHDLIEHLKIHFGSGNLDIDAKLTIGKDFSRQGVRQKGNGLLKANFGVTKEKKKLRGVRKSFIVDGKSLTDSPQTAKRPYCCNECKKSFSWKSHLISHIRTHTKEKTYSCGECEKSFTNKSDVVRHIRTHTKEKPFSCNECDKSFSQKGNLVLHIRTHTKEKPYSCGECEKSFSYRSSLVRHIRTHTKEKPYSCNECEKSFSDRSNLVCHMRIHTKEKLYSCGECEKSFSLKSNLVRHIRTHTKEKPYSLGECEKSFSARSSLVRHLQTHTEEVS, encoded by the exons atggccatggagtctatgacggagTCATTGG atctCCCAGCTCCTGAAAGAGCCTCAGCTTTGTTTGGATTTCTTGAACCAAAAATTAGATCATCACTTTCAAGGAAAGGATTGGAGGTGATGGATGAAGACATTGAAAATTGTGTTGCCCTGCTTACTGATAAGAGAACTTTgtgctcaattcctgatgatggacaGTTTCATTCGAAATGCAGGGGTGTGTCTAAAATCAAAGTAGATAGAGCAGAAATGGCTGTTGCTGAGGAAACAAGTGTTTGTGATAATCCAGACACCACAAAGGTTTTCAAGGTCACTGGCAGGAGAAAGAGTGGCCCCAAGGCAGTCATGCgagaaaaaaaagacataaatacTAGCATGATCAAAAATCCAGGTAAGCGTGCAAGATCAAAGAACAATTCCTATCATTGCTTCAACTGTGGGGATGCATTCAATGCCAAACATGATCTCATCGAGCACCTGAAGATTCATTTTGGTTCTGGCAATTTGGATATTGATGCTAAGTTGACAATCGGAAAAGATTTCTCAAGACAAGGGGTGAGACAAAAAGGAAATGGGCTTCTTAAGGCAAACTTTGGAGTaacaaaggagaagaaaaaattgaGGGGAGTGAGGAAAAGCTTCATTGTAGATGGGAAATCATTGACAGATAGTCCACAAACAGCAAAGAGACCTTATTGCTGCAATGAATGTAAAAAGTCATTCTCTTGGAAGAGTCACCTTATCAGTCACATTCGGACGCATACGAAGGAGAAaacttattcctgcggtgaatgtgaaaagtctttcactaACAAGAGTGAcgttgtccgtcacattcggactcatacgaaggagaaacctttttcgtgcaatgaatgtgataaatcTTTCTCTCAAAAGGGTAACCTTGTccttcacattcggactcatacaaaggagaaaccttattcctgcggtgaatgtgaaaagtctttctcttaTAGGAGcagccttgtccgtcacattcggactcatacgaaggagaaaccgtattcatgtaacgaatgtgaaaagtctttctctgatagGAGCAACCTTGTTTGTCACATgcggattcatacaaaggagaaactttattcctgcggtgaatgtgaaaagtctttctctctgaagagtaaccttgtccgtcacattcggactcatacgaaggagaaaccttattcccttggtgaatgtgaaaagtctttctctgctAGGAGCAGCCTTGTCCGTCACTTGCAGACTCATACGGAGGAGGTATCGTaa